The genome window AACCCATCGCTGCTGACCGCACCTTGGTCGAGTCGTGGACCTTCCGCCTGGTGGGTGCGCCCGACCTGCTGCTGGAACGCACGCTGATGTACAACCGGCTGATCAACGCCCCGACCTCGGTGGTTGGCCATGACGATCTGGAAATGTACGAGCGCGCGCAAGACGGGCTGAACTCCCGCGCGCGGGATTGGGTGAACGTGGGCCGGCTGTATTCGCCTGACGAAATCGGCCAGAAGAACGTCACCACCAATGGCACCAATGAATGGCAGATGCGCAACCAGTACCGCGCATGGGGCCGCTACATGACCGGATCGGAGTCGGTATGAGCGCAAGCGACCGCGAGTTGATCGATTTTGTCTACGCCGAAGCGCGCTTGCTGGACGAGCTGCGCTTTGAAGACTGGCTGAATCTGTACACCGAAGACGGGTACTACTGGATGCCGCTGGCTCATGGCCAGACAGACGCCAAGCTGCATGCGTCGCTGATGTACGAAGACAAGCTCCTGCTGCGCGTACGCGTGGAACGGCTGGCTGGCCAGCGCACGTTTTCGCAGCAGCCGAAAAGCCGCTGCCATCATCTGCTGCAAGCGCCCACGGTGGAACGCGATCACCCTGAATCGGCGCCTGCCGAGGGCCGCCACGTGGTGCGCACCGCCTTCCATTACGTTGAAACCCGGCAGGACGCGCAGACGTTGTTCGCCGGCTGGACCACGCACCACCTGGTCGAACAGGACGGCGCATTGCGCATCCGTTTGAAGCGCGTTGACCTGGTCAACTGCGACGCCGCCTTCGGCAACATTCAATTGTTCATGTAGGAGCGGCTTGTGAGCACCACCGTCCATCAGGCTTTTCTCGACACCGCGTCCCGTCACGGCGCCCAGCCCTTTCTGTGCATCCTGCCCGAAACCGCCAACGTCTATGGCATAGCGGCGGGCGAGACATCCTACGCCCAGGCGGCTGACGCCATCGAGACACTGCGCGCCGCTTATGCCAGCGCGGGTTACGGCCACGGCCACCGCGCCGGGCTGCTGCTGGAAAACCGCCCGGCCTTTTTTCTGCACTGGTTTGCACTGAACGCGTTGGGCGTATCTGTCGTGCCGATCAATCCCGACCTGCGTGCCGCGGAACTGGAATACCTGACCGGCCACTCGGAGATTGCGCTGGCCGTGGCGTTGCCCGAACGCCATGCGGACCTGCTGGCCGCCGCTGCACGCGCAGGCCGCAGCTTGCGCGTCATGGGGCCGGACGATGCGCCGCCTGCTGCGCCGTCGCCCGCACCGCTGGCCGGCGTCCTGCCTGATGAGCTGACCGAATGCGCCCTGCTCTATACGTCCGGCACCACCGGACGACCCAAGGGCTGCATCTTGCCCAATCGCTATTTTTTGCACGCAGGCGGCTGGTACGCCCGTATTGGCGGCCTGGCAGCACTGCGACCCGGCCAGGAGCGGATGCTGACGCCGCTGCCGCTGGTGCATATGAATGCCATGGCGTATTCGGCCATGGCGATGATGCTGACAGGCGGCTGCCTGATCCCGCTGGACCGCTTCCACCCCAAAACCTGGTGGAACAGCGTGCGGGAGTCCGGCGCCACTGTGCTGCATTATCTGGGCGTAATGCCCGCCATTTTGATGAAAACGCCTGCATCCGATGGCGACCGGCAACCCGCCATCCGCTTTGGTTTTGGCGCAGGTGTGGACCGCAAGCTGCATGCGCCATTTGAAGAACGTTTCGGCTTCCCCTTGCTGGAAGCCTGGGCCATGACAGAGACCGGCGCGGGCGCCGTCATCATCGCCAATCAGGAACCCCGCTACATTGGCACCAGCAGCTTCGGCCGCGAAGAAGACGATGTGGACGTGCGTATCGTGACGGACGCAGGCGCGCCCGCCG of Achromobacter seleniivolatilans contains these proteins:
- a CDS encoding aromatic-ring-hydroxylating dioxygenase subunit beta, translated to MSASDRELIDFVYAEARLLDELRFEDWLNLYTEDGYYWMPLAHGQTDAKLHASLMYEDKLLLRVRVERLAGQRTFSQQPKSRCHHLLQAPTVERDHPESAPAEGRHVVRTAFHYVETRQDAQTLFAGWTTHHLVEQDGALRIRLKRVDLVNCDAAFGNIQLFM
- a CDS encoding AMP-binding protein, producing the protein MSTTVHQAFLDTASRHGAQPFLCILPETANVYGIAAGETSYAQAADAIETLRAAYASAGYGHGHRAGLLLENRPAFFLHWFALNALGVSVVPINPDLRAAELEYLTGHSEIALAVALPERHADLLAAAARAGRSLRVMGPDDAPPAAPSPAPLAGVLPDELTECALLYTSGTTGRPKGCILPNRYFLHAGGWYARIGGLAALRPGQERMLTPLPLVHMNAMAYSAMAMMLTGGCLIPLDRFHPKTWWNSVRESGATVLHYLGVMPAILMKTPASDGDRQPAIRFGFGAGVDRKLHAPFEERFGFPLLEAWAMTETGAGAVIIANQEPRYIGTSSFGREEDDVDVRIVTDAGAPAAAGEHGELLVRHAGDDPRYGFFAGYLKDEAATNEAWQDGWFHTGDIVRREADGALRFVDRKKNVIRRSGENISAVEVESVLMQHPLVKAVAVAAVPDPVRGDEVLACVVAETLPADDAGLAEAARSIVQWSLEQLAYYKAPGYVAFVDSLPLTTTNKIQRGEMKTLAPTLPGTARCVDTNSMKKRQEPAR